CTTCTTGGGTAGCTCGTTTCTTTTTGTTGGCGGAATGCGATAGAAGGCGAGTGGGCCATTATCGCCCAGGCCGAGTTGTTTCGACCGCAAGCCGATTCCCCAACCGTATGTGTGCGTCTTGGGGGGCTTCGCCTTTTCGCCGAAACATTCGCGTTCACCTGTCGGTGAGTAGTACGCGGCGTTGACCGTCCGGGTCCGGGCCTCCTCCAGCAGGCGAAGCTCTGTTCCGGCCTTCGCTCTGGCGGGAGTGACTGAGAACTTAAGGTCAACGTAGGGCGATTCAGCGACCGGCATGTGCTCTTGCTGGAGGAGGACCCCAGGCTTGGTGAAGTGAGCGTGGATGGCGCCTTGGCTCTCTCCCCCGACGTCCGGTCCCGGCCAGAGCAGCCAGGCTGCGATCAGAGCACCGCCCGCACCCACGGCACCGCCCCCGACTGCCCCCTTTGTTCCGCCGATCTTGGCCAGGAAGCCCTTGGACGTGGAGGTGCCGGCTTTGGCTGCGAAGTCTGCGGTGACGGGGCCTTGGGTGTAGGCGGCGGCGCTGGAGCCTGCGGTTCCGGCTGTGGTGGTCGTGACGCCGGGGGTGAGGAGTGCGCCGCCGAGTGCGGCGAGGGGGATGGTGGTGGCTATGGTCGCGGCGATGGCACCGAGTGCCAGCAGGCCGCGTCGTTCCCAGTCGGCTCCGTAGGTCTGTGTGGCGATGGCTTCTAGTTCGTTGACGAACTGGTGGGCGTCCCAGATTCGATCGGCCGGGTTCTTGGCCATGCCGCGTTCGACCAGCGGACGCAGTGATTCGGGGACAAGGTCCAGCGGCGTCGGAGCGCTGGTGTGTTCGGCTTTCAGTATCTCGAGCGTCGTCCCGCGAAAGGGTTTCTCGCCGCTGATGCATTCGATGAAGACGCAGGTGGCTGCGTAGAGGTCGGTGGCGGGGGTGGCCGGTTCGCCCGTCCACTGTTCGGGTGCCATGTAGGCGGGTGTGCCGGCGTGGCCGCCTTGTCCGGTGAGGACGGAGACGCCGAAGTCGATGAGTTTGCTTTGTCCGTTGTCTAGGACGAGGACGTTGGCGGGTTTGTAGTCGCGGTGCACAACCCCGACCGCGTGTGCGGCGGCCAGACCGAGCAGTGACCCCTTCAGCGTCACCAACGCTGCCTCGGGGGCAAGGGGACCATCGTGCTCGTCCAGGACCTTGCGCAGCGAGCGTCCGGCGACTGCTTCCAGGATGATCGCCGCACCCCACGGCGATTCCAGGTAGTCCAGTAGGCGTGCCACGTGCGGGCTGGACACTCGCTTGAGCATCTGCGCCTCGGCCCGGAACGTCTCACGCGCTCTCGTGTCGCCCAGCAGTTCCGAGGCCAGGTACTTGATCGCGACCGGCCCGCCACCGGACTCATGCCGCGCAAGAACGACCTCACCCTGCGCGCCGGACCCTAGTTCCGCCAGTTCGATGAACCCGGGCAACCGGGTCGGTGTGTCATTTCTGTTCACGGTCACCCTCCCGAAGCTGCTGCACTCAGTCGTCCAGTACTTCGATCATCGGCAGCGTCCCCTCGATCGTGGCTCCCACGGCCTCAGGGGAGATCGGGCCGTCATCCCGCTGAGTGCTCATCACCTTCACGGGTGCATGGGGTGTGACCAGGTACCGGCCTGGTGGCAGCAACTCCTTTCCCGGTAGAACGAGACTGACGGTATAGGTCCACTTATCATCGGTGGCACATGTTTCGGTGCTGAAAGATTCGGACTCGTCGGTCACCTCGTCGTGGGCAGGAAGTACGACAGCCCCAGTCGTCTTCTGGGGCAGCTCGTTCCGCTTTGCCGGTGGGATTTTGTAGAACGCGATGATGGAACCTGTGTCGACTCCGAGCTGGCTGTTTTCCAGGCCAATCCCCCAGTTGTACCAATGAGTCTTGGGGGGACTTACTCTCTCGCCAAGGCATTGACGTTCCCCCGTGGGCGTATAGTACGCTGCGGCAACCGTACGTCCATGGAATTTTGACACCAGCCGCACTTCTGTTCCCGCCCTTGCTCTGGCGGGAGCGGCCGAGAACTTGATATCGATGAAGGGAGAGTCGGCGGCTGGCATATTCTCCTGCTGCAGGAGAACTCCCGGCTTGGTGAAGTGCGCGTAAATGGCGCCTTGGCTCTCGCCTCCGACGCCGGGTCCCGGCCAGAGGAACCAGGCTGCGATCACAGCACCGCCTAGACAGGCCGCACCGCCTCCTGCGATGCCTTTCGCTCCGCCGATCTTCGCGAGGAAGCCCTTGGACGTGGGCGCGCCGTAGCCTGCCGCCCCGGATCCGAACGTCCCGACCACGGTGGACGAGGCACCAGGTGTGAGGAGTGCGCCTCCGAGTGCGGCGAGGGGGATGGTGGTGGCTATGGTCGCGGCGATGGCTCCGAGCGCGAGCAGGCCGCGGCGTTCCCAGTCGGGTCCGTAGGTGTCTGTGGCGATGGTTTCTAGTTCGGCGACGAACTGATTGGCGTCCCAGATCCGGTCGGCGGGGTTCTTGGCCATGCCGCGTTCGACCAGCGGGCGCAGCGACTCAGGGATGCGATCAAGTGGCGGCGGAGCCTCGGTGTGCTCGGCCTTCAGTGTCTTGAGCGTCGTCCCGATGAAGGGTTTGTCGCCGGTGATGCATTCGATGAAGACGCAGGTGGCTGCGTAGAGGTCGGTGGCGGGGGTGGCGGGTTCGCCGGTCCATTGTTCGGGTGCCATGTAGGCGGGTGTGCCGGCGTGGCCGCCTTGTCCGGTGAGGACGGAGACGCCGAAGTCGATGAGTTTGCTTTGTCCGTCGTCTTGGACGAGGACGTTGGCGGGTTTGTAGTCGCGGTGCACGACCCCGACCGCGTGTGCAGCCGCCAAACCGAGCAGTGATCCCTTCAACACCGCCAGTGCGGCCTCAGGCGACAGAGGGTCGTCGTGCTCGTCCAGGACCTTGCGCAGCGAGCGTCCGGCGACTGCTTCCAAGATGATCGCCGCACCCCACGGCGATTCCAGGTAGTCGAGCAGGCGTGCCACGTGCGGGCTGGAGACTCGCTTGAGCATCTGCGCCTCGGCTCGGAACGTCTCAACCGCTCTCGTGTCACCCAGCAGTTCCGGGGCCAGGTACTTGATCGCGACCGGCCCGCCACCGGACTCATGCCGCGCAAGGACGACCTCACCCTGCGCGCCAGTACCTAACTCCGCCAGTTCAACGAATCCTGGCAGCCGATGTTCCCGCAATGTCACTGACCTGTATTGGTCTGAATTTCACTGACGATGAGCGGTGTGGGGGCGGACGTCACGCTCTCGTTGCCCAGATCGCCGCCTCCGGAGTCACAGGCGGGCCCTTCGCAATTCCATGTGAGGTGCCAGGTGATGGTAGCGGTGATCTCGTAGGCGCCTGACGGCTGTCCCGCTGACGCTCTCTTGTAGGTGTAGTTGCAGCTTTTACCGTCTCTGCTTCCCGCGTCGTCGCACTTCTTTTGGGCTTCCCCCATGTTCCAGGTGACGGAGACCGGGTTTGCAGTGGCCTGGATCATTTGCCCATTGCCGCCGATCGGCTCGGTTTCGACCACATCGAAGCCGTCGACCCAGAGCGATGTCCGTACCCGCACGTAAGTTTTGCCGTCCGGAGCGGTGTGCACAACCGGAGTGGGAAGCTCGGCGGCGCTCTTCGCGGCCGCCGCCCAGTCGAGCGTGCTCGGTGCCGCCGGTGGCGGCGGCTCCCCGTCGATGGGCACGAATCCGACTGCCTGGTTCTCGGTCAGTCCCATGGGAGGCGGAGGTTGGTAGGTGCCCGCCCCTCCACCGGAGGATCCACCTTGCCCCCCTGTTCCGCCGGAGCCACTGCCTCTGTCTTGCCAGAAGCAGTCGAAGGGGTCGCCGCCCTTGCAGTGATTTGGAGGGGCCGCCATGGCGGAGACGGCGGGCAGCGCAGGCGCCATGAGCGCCGCGGCGAAGACCATGGCGATGGTCTTGCGGCGGCCACGCGAGTCGGGAGGCCTCATGTGTCCTTCCCTGCCGATGGTCAGCATTGCTTGTCCCGGACGCTGACGGCGGCCTTCCAGACACCGGAGTCGTACTGGAGTGTCGTCCGGAAGAGATGAGCCCCGCCGGATCCGCCGTCTAGACGTTCACCGGTCTCGGCGGAGTAGCGGTACCCGACAAGGGTCCGGACGCAATCGACAATGTAGATCTTCGTGCTGTCTTCGGACCGTGCGTACACCCGGGGATTAAGCGTGGTGGTGAAACGCCAGACCTCGCCTCTGGCCTTGGTGGCCTCGATATCTTTCGTGATCTTGGTCAGGAGGGGGTCCATGGCTACGGCGTCCAGTTCGGACGGGTCGTTCTTTTCGTACGCCTTCTTGTAGGCGGCCTGGTATTCGCGGTAGCGCTTCAGGACCGTCTCGAAGAGCTGGGCCGTGGGGATTGTGGAGGGCGCGTCGGCGGCCGGGGACGCGGCGGCGTCGCCGCCGTCGAAGGTGCCGCTGGGGGCCAGTTCCCCGCTGGACGACGATCCCGACGAGCCGCACCCGGCGACGGCGCACAACGCGAGTGCGATGGCGGCTGCGGGGGCACGAGTCGACCTCGGCGGGGAGGTACGTACCAAGCGGGCGCGCATCGCCATCCTTGAGCGGCAGCCGACAACGGGGCGAGATACGCGCGAAAGCTTACAGAGGTGCGTGTGGCGAGAAAAGAGATTCGTTGCGAACCGGTTGACCTTAACCGAACTTGAGGTAGCAGGCTCGGGGA
The sequence above is drawn from the Actinomadura hallensis genome and encodes:
- a CDS encoding serine/threonine-protein kinase yields the protein MTVNRNDTPTRLPGFIELAELGSGAQGEVVLARHESGGGPVAIKYLASELLGDTRARETFRAEAQMLKRVSSPHVARLLDYLESPWGAAIILEAVAGRSLRKVLDEHDGPLAPEAALVTLKGSLLGLAAAHAVGVVHRDYKPANVLVLDNGQSKLIDFGVSVLTGQGGHAGTPAYMAPEQWTGEPATPATDLYAATCVFIECISGEKPFRGTTLEILKAEHTSAPTPLDLVPESLRPLVERGMAKNPADRIWDAHQFVNELEAIATQTYGADWERRGLLALGAIAATIATTIPLAALGGALLTPGVTTTTAGTAGSSAAAYTQGPVTADFAAKAGTSTSKGFLAKIGGTKGAVGGGAVGAGGALIAAWLLWPGPDVGGESQGAIHAHFTKPGVLLQQEHMPVAESPYVDLKFSVTPARAKAGTELRLLEEARTRTVNAAYYSPTGERECFGEKAKPPKTHTYGWGIGLRSKQLGLGDNGPLAFYRIPPTKRNELPKKTGDAIILPANSEILKEDSWFSSAECTTTNRWTIAVDLVLPDKEVLPPGQYLVTPYVPVTISRTRRDDGPISPEAVGATIEGRLPMIEVLDD
- a CDS encoding serine/threonine-protein kinase; the protein is MTLREHRLPGFVELAELGTGAQGEVVLARHESGGGPVAIKYLAPELLGDTRAVETFRAEAQMLKRVSSPHVARLLDYLESPWGAAIILEAVAGRSLRKVLDEHDDPLSPEAALAVLKGSLLGLAAAHAVGVVHRDYKPANVLVQDDGQSKLIDFGVSVLTGQGGHAGTPAYMAPEQWTGEPATPATDLYAATCVFIECITGDKPFIGTTLKTLKAEHTEAPPPLDRIPESLRPLVERGMAKNPADRIWDANQFVAELETIATDTYGPDWERRGLLALGAIAATIATTIPLAALGGALLTPGASSTVVGTFGSGAAGYGAPTSKGFLAKIGGAKGIAGGGAACLGGAVIAAWFLWPGPGVGGESQGAIYAHFTKPGVLLQQENMPAADSPFIDIKFSAAPARARAGTEVRLVSKFHGRTVAAAYYTPTGERQCLGERVSPPKTHWYNWGIGLENSQLGVDTGSIIAFYKIPPAKRNELPQKTTGAVVLPAHDEVTDESESFSTETCATDDKWTYTVSLVLPGKELLPPGRYLVTPHAPVKVMSTQRDDGPISPEAVGATIEGTLPMIEVLDD